A genomic region of Erythrobacter sp. SCSIO 43205 contains the following coding sequences:
- a CDS encoding SDR family oxidoreductase: MAKTLLITGASSGIGAASAKAAANAGWNVALCARSTDKIEKLASEIGHHALAITCDVTNRDEIRSALEKTAEHFGGIDAVYANAGTGVEQAGIENGDPDEWHTMIHVNVLAPLLLAHEAIPFLKKTKGHYIVTGSKAGRDSFKGSVYSATKHFIHGFGENLAEEMREWGGRATIIAPGMVNTPFFDEPKPDKIQPEDVANAVVYALSQPKTAAVREIYIMPND, translated from the coding sequence ATGGCAAAGACCCTTCTTATCACCGGAGCATCGTCAGGCATCGGCGCGGCAAGCGCAAAGGCCGCTGCGAACGCAGGCTGGAACGTCGCCCTGTGCGCACGCTCGACCGACAAGATCGAAAAGCTCGCCAGTGAAATCGGCCATCACGCGCTCGCCATCACCTGCGATGTGACGAACCGGGACGAAATTCGCAGCGCGCTTGAGAAAACCGCTGAGCATTTCGGCGGGATTGATGCGGTCTACGCCAACGCTGGCACCGGGGTCGAGCAAGCGGGCATCGAGAATGGCGATCCCGACGAGTGGCACACCATGATCCACGTGAACGTCCTTGCGCCCCTGTTGCTCGCGCATGAGGCGATCCCTTTTCTTAAGAAAACCAAGGGCCACTATATCGTCACTGGTTCCAAAGCGGGCCGCGACAGTTTCAAGGGCTCTGTGTATTCCGCGACCAAGCATTTCATTCACGGGTTTGGTGAAAACCTCGCCGAAGAAATGCGCGAATGGGGTGGCCGGGCGACCATTATCGCGCCCGGCATGGTCAACACGCCGTTTTTCGACGAGCCAAAGCCTGACAAAATCCAGCCCGAAGATGTAGCGAATGCGGTGGTCTATGCACTCTCGCAGCCCAAGACAGCGGCGGTGCGCGAGATTTATATCATGCCCAACGATTAA
- a CDS encoding CinA family protein, producing MDLLKELHPQAVRIAELLRSRGEKVAVADGATGGLIAASLLTVPGALDFFVGGGVVYSFRARDVLFDLPREAYKGMRGASEEYAMLQARAIRDNFGAQWGLAESGSVGGSSHPSGAAAGTSVAALAGVAGEYARLLETHSENRIDNMAAFTRNALMLLEQTLNTAP from the coding sequence ATGGATCTGCTCAAGGAACTTCACCCTCAAGCCGTTCGGATCGCAGAACTGCTGCGTTCGCGGGGAGAGAAAGTTGCGGTTGCCGATGGTGCAACCGGCGGGTTGATCGCGGCAAGCCTTCTTACCGTGCCCGGAGCGCTGGATTTCTTCGTTGGGGGCGGGGTGGTCTATTCGTTCAGGGCGCGCGACGTGCTGTTCGATCTTCCTCGCGAAGCATACAAGGGGATGCGCGGCGCGAGCGAGGAATATGCCATGCTGCAAGCGCGCGCCATCCGCGACAATTTCGGGGCGCAGTGGGGCCTTGCCGAAAGCGGTTCGGTCGGTGGATCATCGCATCCCAGCGGCGCGGCAGCAGGCACAAGCGTCGCGGCGCTCGCAGGGGTAGCAGGCGAATATGCACGCCTGCTTGAAACCCATAGCGAGAACCGGATTGACAATATGGCGGCCTTTACCCGCAACGCGCTCATGCTGCTTGAGCAGACGCTAAACACCGCGCCTTAA
- the ligA gene encoding NAD-dependent DNA ligase LigA yields MSPDPKDPAQISEVDAANELMRLARKIAHHDKLYHADDAPEITDQEYDALVRRNRELEEAFPHLIRDDSPSKKVGHEIAASPLSKVTHEVRMMSLDNGFNREEVEDWTQRVRRYLNLGANEEVAITAEDKIDGLSCSLRYENGKLVRAATRGDGQVGEDVTANARHISDIPQELPDGVPDVFEVRGEVYMSRADFAALNAAQEEAGAKLFANPRNAAAGSFRQKDASVTAKRPLKFWAYGWGAASEVPCDTQEAMMRRIESWGFPLSPFLTRTTSVDEMIAHYEEIGRQRPDLPYEIDGVVYKVDRLDYQQRLGFVAKAPRWALAHKFPAEKAQTTLEAIDIQVGRTGKLTPVGRLAPVLVGGVTVTNVTLHNRDEIERLGVRPGDRVVIQRAGDVIPQVVENLTRDEEREPFHFPDHCPVCDSEAVAQDDDVDVRCTGGLICPAQRTQRLEHFVSRKALDIDGFGTKTIAQFFELGWLESPADIFRLKERREDILALEGWQDKSVDNLLAAVENKREPDAARLLFGLGIRHVGEVTARDLMKHVHELPALREIAQKARSGDEEAASELTAIDGIGPSVVEALGDFFHEPHNVAVWEDLLSLVNPPRYEVETVESRVAGKTVVFTGKLETMSRDEAKAQAERLGAKAAGSVSAKTDLLVAGPGAGSKLKKAESLGIEVVDEAGWAAIVAEAG; encoded by the coding sequence ATGTCGCCTGATCCAAAAGACCCCGCCCAAATTTCCGAAGTCGATGCCGCCAACGAACTGATGCGGCTTGCGCGCAAAATTGCGCACCATGACAAACTGTATCACGCCGATGATGCTCCTGAGATCACCGATCAGGAGTACGATGCGCTGGTCCGGCGCAATCGCGAACTTGAAGAGGCGTTTCCGCATCTGATCCGCGATGACAGTCCTTCGAAAAAGGTCGGGCATGAAATCGCCGCTTCGCCTTTGAGCAAGGTCACTCACGAGGTTCGCATGATGAGCCTCGACAATGGCTTTAACCGCGAAGAGGTCGAAGATTGGACCCAAAGGGTCAGGCGCTATTTGAATTTGGGAGCGAATGAGGAAGTAGCGATCACCGCCGAGGATAAGATCGACGGGCTTTCTTGCTCGCTGCGGTACGAGAACGGCAAGCTCGTGCGCGCGGCTACACGCGGCGATGGGCAGGTGGGAGAGGATGTGACCGCCAATGCGCGGCATATCTCCGATATTCCGCAGGAGTTGCCCGACGGCGTGCCGGACGTCTTCGAAGTGCGCGGCGAGGTTTATATGTCACGCGCCGATTTTGCTGCGTTGAACGCAGCGCAAGAGGAGGCCGGTGCCAAGCTTTTCGCCAATCCGCGCAACGCCGCCGCAGGTTCTTTCCGTCAGAAAGATGCGAGCGTCACGGCGAAACGCCCGCTTAAATTCTGGGCCTATGGCTGGGGCGCGGCGTCCGAGGTTCCGTGCGACACGCAAGAAGCGATGATGCGCAGGATTGAGAGTTGGGGCTTTCCCCTCTCACCATTCCTGACCCGCACGACGAGCGTCGATGAAATGATCGCGCATTATGAGGAGATCGGCCGACAGCGCCCCGATCTGCCCTACGAAATTGACGGCGTCGTTTATAAGGTCGACCGCCTCGATTATCAGCAGCGCCTGGGCTTTGTCGCAAAGGCACCGCGCTGGGCGCTTGCGCATAAATTCCCGGCGGAAAAAGCCCAAACGACGCTTGAGGCCATCGACATTCAGGTGGGGCGCACGGGCAAGCTGACGCCGGTCGGTCGCCTCGCGCCGGTTCTGGTCGGGGGGGTGACAGTCACAAATGTCACGCTGCACAATCGCGACGAGATAGAGCGTCTGGGCGTTCGCCCCGGCGACCGCGTCGTGATCCAGCGCGCGGGCGATGTGATCCCGCAGGTGGTCGAAAATCTCACCCGTGATGAAGAACGCGAGCCTTTCCACTTCCCCGATCATTGCCCCGTTTGTGACAGCGAAGCGGTGGCGCAGGATGATGATGTCGATGTGCGCTGCACAGGCGGTCTGATCTGTCCGGCACAGCGCACGCAAAGGCTGGAACATTTTGTCAGCCGCAAGGCGCTCGACATTGATGGGTTCGGCACCAAAACCATTGCCCAATTCTTCGAGCTTGGATGGCTTGAAAGCCCTGCTGATATCTTCCGTTTGAAAGAGCGGCGCGAGGACATTCTCGCGCTTGAGGGGTGGCAGGATAAGTCTGTGGATAACCTGTTGGCCGCTGTGGAAAACAAGCGCGAGCCGGATGCCGCGCGGCTGCTGTTCGGCCTTGGCATACGCCACGTTGGCGAAGTGACTGCGCGCGATTTGATGAAGCACGTGCACGAATTGCCCGCGCTCCGCGAGATTGCGCAAAAGGCGCGATCAGGCGATGAGGAAGCGGCGAGCGAGCTGACCGCAATTGATGGGATCGGGCCAAGCGTGGTGGAGGCGCTCGGTGACTTCTTCCACGAACCGCACAATGTCGCGGTATGGGAAGATTTGCTCTCTCTCGTGAACCCGCCGCGATATGAGGTTGAAACGGTCGAAAGCCGGGTGGCTGGCAAGACGGTCGTATTCACCGGCAAGCTGGAAACCATGAGCCGCGACGAAGCCAAAGCGCAGGCCGAACGATTGGGCGCAAAAGCTGCTGGCAGCGTGAGCGCCAAGACCGATCTCCTCGTCGCGGGGCCGGGGGCCGGATCAAAGCTCAAGAAAGCTGAAAGCCTTGGCATCGAAGTGGTCGATGAGGCCGGCTGGGCGGCGATTGTGGCGGAGGCTGGCTGA
- the recN gene encoding DNA repair protein RecN, with product MLTRLSIRNIVLIEALDLEFRRGLGVLTGETGAGKSILLDALGLVLGDRAETSLVRGGEAKASVSASFEFAEMPKAIAEALDDADIEIEPGEPLIIRRQVKADGGSKAFINDQPTSVGLLRELAGSLVELHGQHDDRGLVNPRGHMALLDRFAGTDVATLERRWKAWAKAEAQLAEARDEVEQAREDQDLLIAHLAELTALEPQAGEESRLAATRADMQKGEKLSGDLEELRHLWEGSDSPLASLRVAARRLDRIADQHPLLAEALASLDRAVIEAGEAEEKLEAAAQALVHDPQALDAAETRLFDLRALARKHRCEVDALPEVMRDMRVRLDAIEGGEAQLDALEAGAVEAREAYLQTAQKAHETRVKAAKKLDKAVAKELAPLKLDAARFQTAITELPEERWGAHGMDGVEFLISTNPGSDFAPLGKIASGGELSRFILALKVALAEKDGAATIIFDEIDRGVGGAVASAIGERLARLASEEGQLLAVTHSPQVAARGSQHYLIAKSSKGTVTKTGVVELSAEGRQEEIARMLSGAEITSEARAQADRLLEDV from the coding sequence ATGCTGACCCGGCTTTCCATTCGTAACATCGTACTGATCGAAGCGCTTGATCTTGAATTCAGGCGCGGGCTTGGTGTGCTTACCGGGGAGACGGGGGCGGGTAAGTCGATCCTTTTGGATGCGCTTGGCCTTGTACTGGGTGACCGGGCGGAAACTTCGCTCGTGCGCGGCGGCGAAGCCAAGGCGAGCGTTTCGGCCAGCTTTGAATTTGCTGAAATGCCAAAGGCGATTGCTGAGGCGCTCGACGATGCCGATATTGAGATCGAGCCGGGCGAACCGCTCATCATCCGCCGTCAGGTAAAGGCGGATGGCGGCTCCAAGGCGTTTATCAACGATCAACCCACAAGCGTCGGCCTGCTGCGCGAGCTGGCGGGCTCGCTGGTTGAATTGCATGGGCAACACGATGATCGCGGCCTCGTGAATCCGCGCGGACACATGGCCTTGCTTGATCGGTTTGCCGGCACCGATGTCGCGACGCTTGAACGACGCTGGAAGGCCTGGGCCAAGGCCGAGGCGCAATTGGCCGAGGCGCGCGATGAGGTAGAACAGGCGCGCGAGGATCAGGATTTGCTGATCGCGCATTTGGCTGAACTGACCGCGCTTGAACCGCAAGCCGGTGAAGAATCCCGCCTCGCAGCAACGCGCGCCGATATGCAAAAGGGTGAAAAGCTTTCGGGCGATCTTGAGGAGCTGCGCCACCTTTGGGAAGGTTCGGACAGCCCGCTTGCCAGCCTTCGCGTCGCCGCGCGCCGTCTCGACCGTATCGCGGATCAGCACCCGCTTTTGGCCGAAGCACTCGCCTCACTTGACCGTGCTGTGATTGAGGCGGGTGAGGCCGAAGAGAAGCTTGAGGCGGCGGCTCAGGCTCTCGTCCATGATCCGCAGGCATTGGATGCGGCAGAAACGCGCCTGTTTGACCTTCGCGCCCTTGCGCGCAAACACCGCTGCGAAGTGGATGCTCTGCCCGAAGTGATGCGGGATATGCGAGTGCGGCTGGATGCGATTGAAGGCGGCGAGGCGCAGTTGGACGCGCTCGAAGCGGGCGCGGTTGAGGCGCGCGAGGCATATCTCCAAACTGCGCAAAAAGCCCATGAAACCCGTGTTAAAGCCGCGAAAAAACTCGATAAAGCTGTGGCAAAAGAGCTTGCGCCGCTCAAACTCGATGCCGCGCGTTTCCAGACCGCGATCACCGAACTTCCAGAGGAGCGCTGGGGCGCGCACGGCATGGACGGCGTGGAATTCCTCATCTCGACCAACCCTGGCTCTGACTTTGCCCCGCTTGGCAAAATTGCATCGGGCGGGGAGCTTTCGCGCTTCATCCTCGCCTTGAAGGTCGCTCTCGCTGAAAAGGACGGGGCAGCTACCATCATCTTTGACGAGATCGACCGGGGCGTCGGCGGTGCAGTCGCCAGCGCGATCGGTGAACGCCTCGCGCGCCTTGCCAGCGAAGAGGGGCAACTCCTCGCTGTCACGCACAGTCCACAAGTCGCCGCGCGCGGAAGTCAGCATTACCTCATCGCCAAATCGTCGAAGGGCACAGTCACTAAGACGGGCGTGGTTGAGCTCTCCGCCGAAGGCAGGCAGGAAGAGATCGCGCGAATGCTCTCTGGCGCGGAAATTACATCGGAGGCGCGCGCTCAGGCTGATCGACTACTTGAGGACGTTTAA
- a CDS encoding outer membrane protein assembly factor BamD — MTRSITAKISRAALLGAAILATSACGGGAANEDVAYVARDVETLYAEAQRRLDQGNTQLAAALFDEVERQHPYSPWARRAQLMSAFSYYISRDYNKSISNARRFLSIHPGNKDAPYAYYLIALCYYEQISDVNRDQSITEQAQTALREVNRRFPQTEYAADARLKLDLVADHLAGKEMEIGRFYQRSGRWLAAQLRFRNVVDQYETTSHTPEALYRLTESSLALGIREEAVKYAAVLGANYPGSEWYEKAFELIEDHASDVTPI, encoded by the coding sequence ATGACACGTTCGATCACTGCGAAAATCTCTCGCGCTGCGCTTCTTGGCGCTGCAATCCTTGCCACTTCCGCTTGTGGTGGCGGCGCTGCCAATGAAGACGTTGCCTACGTCGCTCGCGATGTGGAGACGCTTTATGCAGAGGCTCAACGCCGCCTCGATCAAGGAAACACGCAGCTTGCCGCCGCCCTGTTCGATGAGGTGGAGCGTCAGCACCCCTATTCGCCATGGGCGCGCCGTGCGCAGTTGATGAGCGCGTTTAGCTACTACATTTCGCGGGACTATAATAAGTCGATCTCAAACGCGCGGCGTTTCTTGTCGATCCACCCGGGTAACAAGGATGCGCCTTACGCTTATTATCTGATTGCGCTTTGTTATTACGAGCAGATTTCCGACGTAAACCGTGATCAGTCGATTACTGAACAAGCGCAAACCGCGCTTCGCGAAGTGAACCGTCGTTTCCCGCAAACCGAATATGCCGCCGATGCGCGATTGAAACTTGACCTTGTGGCCGATCACCTGGCGGGCAAGGAGATGGAAATCGGGCGTTTTTACCAACGCTCTGGCCGCTGGCTTGCCGCGCAATTGCGGTTCCGCAATGTGGTCGATCAGTATGAAACAACCAGCCATACGCCAGAGGCGCTTTATCGTCTGACTGAAAGCAGCCTTGCCCTTGGCATCCGCGAAGAGGCGGTGAAATACGCAGCGGTTCTTGGCGCAAACTATCCGGGCAGCGAATGGTATGAGAAAGCGTTCGAGCTGATCGAAGACCACGCGAGCGATGTCACGCCTATCTGA
- a CDS encoding tetratricopeptide repeat protein: MKHFASKPLSGLLALALVASLGGCDDVMSTSSTYEDAKAAFDDGQYRIANAHLAYVLANGEVDDQVRKLQLDLMLMLGDGNRAIAALDQLSPDALSEQERRIARAHAHVLQGSPDKAVSLYDDLPQEAYSEQDYRMVLWALREMGEDEDFAAGMDYALDAFPQSPHLNALAADQLYDFRLPGEAEKFANTAFQNGPDVLEARMVAGRKAIFEGNLKAAIDHYKRANEINPADPLPITNVVGLYLDLGNLDAAGEALKPALENHGDFPFLQWQVARYKLATGDAQGAREAKDRIERVFADNPEFLLLMGDIEAAFGNNRLALDNYRRFIDKAGEVPAVMEKIAKLEGQA, encoded by the coding sequence TGAAACACTTTGCTTCAAAGCCGCTCTCCGGCCTTCTCGCCCTTGCTCTCGTTGCCTCTCTTGGTGGCTGTGATGATGTGATGAGCACCTCGTCCACATACGAAGATGCCAAGGCCGCGTTCGACGATGGCCAATATCGCATCGCCAATGCGCATCTTGCCTATGTGCTCGCCAATGGCGAGGTCGATGATCAGGTGCGCAAGCTTCAGCTCGATCTGATGCTGATGCTGGGCGATGGCAACCGCGCGATTGCTGCGCTTGACCAATTGTCGCCCGATGCCTTGAGCGAGCAAGAACGCCGCATTGCCCGCGCACACGCGCACGTGCTTCAAGGGTCGCCGGACAAGGCCGTCTCGCTTTATGATGATCTGCCGCAAGAGGCCTATTCCGAACAGGATTATCGCATGGTGCTGTGGGCGCTGCGCGAAATGGGTGAGGATGAGGATTTTGCAGCCGGGATGGACTATGCCCTCGACGCGTTTCCGCAAAGCCCGCATCTGAACGCGCTGGCTGCAGACCAGCTCTACGATTTCCGCCTGCCGGGTGAAGCGGAGAAATTCGCCAATACCGCTTTCCAAAACGGCCCCGACGTTCTCGAAGCGCGTATGGTTGCGGGGCGCAAAGCCATCTTTGAGGGCAACCTTAAGGCGGCCATTGACCATTACAAACGTGCCAACGAAATCAACCCTGCCGATCCTCTGCCGATCACCAATGTTGTGGGGCTTTACCTTGATCTGGGTAATCTCGATGCGGCAGGTGAGGCGTTGAAACCTGCGCTTGAGAATCACGGCGATTTCCCGTTCCTGCAATGGCAGGTCGCCCGTTACAAGCTGGCAACGGGCGATGCCCAAGGCGCGCGTGAGGCGAAAGACCGGATTGAACGCGTGTTTGCCGACAACCCGGAATTCCTGCTGCTCATGGGCGATATCGAAGCCGCTTTTGGCAACAATCGACTGGCGCTCGATAACTATCGCCGCTTTATCGACAAAGCGGGCGAAGTGCCGGCGGTGATGGAGAAAATCGCCAAGCTTGAAGGTCAGGCATAA